Within Synergistaceae bacterium, the genomic segment GTTATTCCCGGTAATACATTCTTCTCGATGGCGAAAAGAAAATTATCGATCTGGGCAGGGTGTCCTTCAAGGGACAGCGGGAGGAGATTCTCGTAGTATTTTTGCAGTTCATCACGGGCTATGCTGTCCTCCTCAGGAAAGCCGTTCGTCAGCGCCTTCGACGCGGCGGGCTTCCATGGAATGGAAAGCCTTCCCTTCTCCGTTTGAAACACCATCTCCTGGTGCTCGTCGTGGGTGAGCAGCGACGCGGACAACTGAACCAGCTTGTTCGGATACTCCAGTATGGCAACGCCTACGTCTTCACATTCGGAGTTGTTATGCCCCATGTTGGCAATCACCGCCGTGACTTTTTGGGGTTTGCCGAGCATCCAAAGCAATAGGTCAATCTGATGAACGGCGTGACTGGTGAAACAGCCGCCACATTCCTTTTCCCAGGTCCCCCGCCACCAGATATCGTAATAATTTCCTCCCCGCCACCACAGGGAATCCACCGAGGCATACCGGACAGAACCGCCGACTCCGCGTTCGAGCATCGTCTTCACCTTGTGGTTGGGCGTTTTAAAGCGATTCTGAAAAATCGGCGAGAGAATTTTCCCGCTGTTCTCCGCAGCGCGGATCATTTCGTCGCACTCCCATAGGCTCGTAGCCATGGGCTTTTCGACGAGCGCGTGACGGCCGGCGTTCAAAGCGCGTATGACCGTAGACGCGTGCGCGTCCGGCGGCAAACACACCGACACAGCGTCGACATCGTCCCGAGACAGAACCTCATCCAGGTTATCGCACGCGACCGCGGAAAGACCTTTTTTCTCGATCAAAGATCGAGCTTTGTCTGGATAAAGGTCACAGACAACCCTTACCTGGCACCGATCCGCGAAACTGAGAAAAGCGTCCGCGTGAACAGCCGCAATCGCGCCGGAGCCAATGATCGCAATGCCAATCATACTCTTTTCCTCCCAACGCGTTTTTTGTACGTTGTCTTGAAAAGCACAAGCTCATGCCTCAAAGAAACGCCTTCCAAGATTTAAGCAATTTTACGATAAAACGATGAGAAAGCCAAGGGCTTCAGCCGTCGGATGAGAATTCCAACGCCGCCAACGAACGGTGTTCGTTTTTGTTTATTGTTGTGTATCTAAATTCATGTTAGACTTCTTTCATGATTGCGATATCCATCAAGATATTCGATGTACTCTGCCCGAACTCATCCCCAAGCATCGCGACTAAAACGATGGCCCCCGAATTGATGAAAGGGTTGAGAGGCGTAGGCGAGGCCATCTCCAATTTCATGATGGAGTTGAATGTCTCGGAGCAGGGCGCCATCCCGACCTTCGAGAATACGCAAGCCTCTCCGAATTTTTCCAGGACGAGAGCGAGGGAAAGGACCTTCGAGATGGATTGCAGCGAAAAATGGGCATTCCGGTCCCCAGACGACGTCGTAACACCGTCCATTGTAGTGATGGACAGGGAGAAAAGCGCGCTGTCAACCCTTGCGAGCTCCGGAATGTATGACGCTGGCTTGCCATCGTTGTGCCACGACCGGTATAGAGTGACGGTATGATCTAGCA encodes:
- a CDS encoding Gfo/Idh/MocA family oxidoreductase; this translates as MIGIAIIGSGAIAAVHADAFLSFADRCQVRVVCDLYPDKARSLIEKKGLSAVACDNLDEVLSRDDVDAVSVCLPPDAHASTVIRALNAGRHALVEKPMATSLWECDEMIRAAENSGKILSPIFQNRFKTPNHKVKTMLERGVGGSVRYASVDSLWWRGGNYYDIWWRGTWEKECGGCFTSHAVHQIDLLLWMLGKPQKVTAVIANMGHNNSECEDVGVAILEYPNKLVQLSASLLTHDEHQEMVFQTEKGRLSIPWKPAASKALTNGFPEEDSIARDELQKYYENLLPLSLEGHPAQIDNFLFAIEKNVLPGITAQEGRNVVELVMAIYKSSVTHGTVELPVAPDDPFYHRETMTSAMPRFYTKTRSVENFETSEITLGSDLGK
- a CDS encoding glutaminase; translation: MKTTDEIQELLDHTVTLYRSWHNDGKPASYIPELARVDSALFSLSITTMDGVTTSSGDRNAHFSLQSISKVLSLALVLEKFGEACVFSKVGMAPCSETFNSIMKLEMASPTPLNPFINSGAIVLVAMLGDEFGQSTSNILMDIAIMKEV